The Epinephelus lanceolatus isolate andai-2023 chromosome 16, ASM4190304v1, whole genome shotgun sequence nucleotide sequence ATTGCCAACACTAGAGGTGGTACCACAGACTGACCGTTAGTGATGAGTCTTTTGGATCATTTACCCCCTATGTTTGATGTTTGTTGGGGGGTTGGGGCTCTGGTTGGCACCCTACATAGCcgcctatgtagcctacagatAGATCCACCACCATCTATGAGAGCGTCAAATATTATATGATTGTATTATTAAtattgatgcattcatgtgaAAGTAACATTTTGCTCTCGTAGCTGGTCCAGGTGGAGCTAAGTATAgtattttccatcactgccattATCATCATGGCCATTTTAGTTGCCGCACATATTAGCATGTGACTGTAGCTTTAAGAGTTTATGAGAAAGTGAGAACTCATGCCCTGTATTACCGTAAGGACTGTTAGCTTTTGTAACGTCACCTTGgtaaaacattcaaaaacaTTAAGTAAAAAGTGTCATTAAGAAACTATTATCACAGCTGAGTCTCTTTTTAAACATGTCATCTAGCCTATATGTCTGGTTGTATGTAACTATATACTGGGCTGTAGGTGATGCAGCATGTGTTGAAGCCATGTATTAGTGTATGCATCTTGGTTATGTGTCATTTTGACAGACCCAGACTAGCAGGAAAACTACATGACACTGACCCCCAGAGTTAGACTTAAAAATACAGTGTGAGGACAAGAAGAATCACGTGCGACAAGTAGGCCTAGCCCAGCAGGTGAAACCGGCGCCAGGCCAAACAGCTTCCCCTCACGTTATGTCAACTTACAACAGTAACAATTGCATGTCTAGTGCAGTAATGTAACTTCAGGAGACTCCTGACTTCATCCTACAGCTCACCCCCCTAATAATGTCAGCACAGGCCCTCAGTTAAACCACACAGCCTGACTGCTTGCTGCTGAGTAGCCCTACAGCCTCTTTAGGTTGGTGActattaataacattaattgAATACATATCTCACTATGTCATTCCTTTCCTTGTGCATGACATAAAAGCTATGAGCCATTGTGTCTTAAACTACTGGGCGTCCAAAATTGgaacataatttggctccctgGCCTGGGTTGGGTTCAGGTGATACAAAGGgctctgtttttttaatctgtcattGAAGAGGCGCACGCTCCCATGGGGtatgttgccaggcaaccacaaGTCCCACCTACCACCGCAGAGGATTCACCTGAGCGGGAGATCACATGACAGACCCAGCGTGTTCATCCAATCAGGAGTAAGGACAGGTACTCGGAGAGATGTCAGTTTCGGAGGCGGAAACCTGCTTGTTCAGTAAGAGAAGCTGCTCCTTATAAATGTATCAATTCATTTGTGCTATTCTCGAGAAGTGAAAAAGAAGAGTAGACATATTTGACGAGGTCAAGAGGAGAAAATGAACAGTTTTGGAGGTGAGAAATGTGAGGAGGCAAGACACCTGGCCCGTGCGTAAAATGGATACTGCTGCGACCCCTTGAAGGACTGCTGCCACAGTTGTGCTCCAATACTGAAGACGAAGACACTGGTCTGTCCTGTGGATTTATATCTCAACATAAacaaaagtgtcacatttacaCTTTGTTTCGGGTCGTTTTAAGTGTCCACACACTACACTTCTGTAGCACAGGTGAGTGTTCACGAGAGCTTTTTTTTCGCATTGTTCACCTGTGAATCACTGCTTGGCTTTGCTCTTCTGTTCTTACGACTCATTAAACCAGTTTTACAGAGAAGGTGAACATGGTTACACTGGTTATTCTTAGGATTAGGTAAGTTGGTAAGAAGCTGTCTCATCACAGTGGGAAATAATCACCAGAAAGGTGAGAGTAAggtacatttatatttagagAGGGCAAATCATGATAATCAAACAGAAAATAGGATTTGTGATGATTATGAGGGTGGGGACGAAGATGTGGAGTGTGATGAGTAATATTTTTCAAAACCAAAGACATGACACAGTTTTTAAGGGAATAATTTGCTGTTTTACTAGAAAATAGAGAGTAAGTTAAATAAGGAGTCAGTTCAGAGCATGTAGACAGATGATTTCACAGATGAAATTACATGATCTAAAATAATACTGATGTAGAGGAGAAGATCTTGACTACAGCTGAATTACTGATGCCTCTGTTTTCTGTTCCAGTTCCCTCCCATCAGTTAAAGATGACAGAGAGGACCCCATGGTGGATGGCATTCCTGCCAAAGAAGAAAAGTGGAGGCTCCAAGGACACCAGCACAACCCACACCACGCCGCACTTTGACCCTTTTGCTCCAAGGTCAGAGAAGCAAAAAGACTCCGGTGACCAGGCCCTGTCTCAACAGGAGGCCAGCATCCACAGCAATGACACCAATGAAGAGTCCAGCCTGGAGACGTACTTCAACGAGCAGACATGTCGCAGGAACATGAGGATTTCACGCTCTGGTCGCTTTAAGGTGAAGGGAAAAATTCGCCAGACCCTTCCTACacaggagaaagagacagataaTGTGGCATCAGGGAAAGAGGACATGCGGGGATCGCGAGGAGGAGTAGACGATCAAAGACTGCCCCATAAAATGATGCACGAAGAAAAGGAGAGGGATTCAAAGAAATGAAGACGCTTCATTCTCTTGAGGCATACCAGGAGCTCTGCTGTGTGTTGGTTACGGTGATGAAGATAACAAGGAGCATTCAACTTTTAGCTCAATACTGCTGGAATCAAGTTTATTGTATATGAAACATTAGACATTTGGACTTCTATGTTGATGGACTTGTGCCAGAAGGCCACAGAAACAATAATCATCAACTTGAAAAGGATTATATTTGTTCTTTATGATGGTTATCGAACCATTTTCGCCCACAATATCCCATAATCAAAGCTTAAAAGTAGAGATACAGTACTATAACTCTAAGCACTTAATACCCCAATATGTATTAATGTCCCACTGTGCCACTGCCTCAGTCACAGACAGTGTCATCATTGGACAAGCCTTAAAATGACTAACAACCTTTAAGAAAACACAATCCCAGAATGCAATTTTCAGTCAGTACTCAAGATGAAGTGTGATATGCTCCAGGAAAATATTGTTCATAAGGTGTTTACATTATTTCTG carries:
- the LOC117263412 gene encoding uncharacterized protein LOC117263412; translation: MTERTPWWMAFLPKKKSGGSKDTSTTHTTPHFDPFAPRSEKQKDSGDQALSQQEASIHSNDTNEESSLETYFNEQTCRRNMRISRSGRFKVKGKIRQTLPTQEKETDNVASGKEDMRGSRGGVDDQRLPHKMMHEEKERDSKK